One Desulfobulbus oligotrophicus DNA segment encodes these proteins:
- a CDS encoding MFS transporter, producing the protein MSIHTPLHSHGTLSKIYFCTVITFCSLYAAQPIQPVFQHEFSLTSFQAILFTTLMMLPLGFAPMFYGVLLERLSARLIVRTAVLFLGVLELVFSLTNNYFVLLALRGLQGLAIPAILTSLVSYISFTASREDVQAAIARYIAATILGGFLGRFLSGLFTDLFGWRFFFFLLGVLLLWSFFLLRTLEKDANLEYSRPSGAEVIALVRQPQFFWLYCTIFSVFFVFAGLLNFLPFQLKAINPSFRETGIGFMYFGYVMGILVSLNVRWLIRLFGSETKVAMSGLFLYIFGILGFMLPDHRTMFIAMFVFCTGMFMAHSLLSGYINTLAKSKKGIANGVYISFYYLGGTIGSFAPGVFYEHFGWRVFLGSLIVMVFGAIFCLQRLRWTVAQIGSQPTGEPSEQPDTIHD; encoded by the coding sequence GTGTCGATTCATACCCCCCTTCATTCACATGGCACCTTGAGCAAAATCTATTTCTGTACAGTCATCACCTTCTGTTCACTGTATGCGGCTCAACCGATTCAGCCGGTTTTTCAACACGAATTTTCGCTGACTTCCTTTCAGGCCATCCTGTTCACAACCTTAATGATGCTGCCGTTGGGTTTTGCTCCCATGTTCTACGGTGTTCTGCTGGAGAGGTTATCGGCCAGACTGATCGTGAGAACTGCGGTCCTTTTCCTCGGTGTCCTTGAACTGGTGTTCAGTCTGACCAATAATTATTTTGTCTTACTTGCCCTTCGAGGACTGCAGGGATTGGCCATACCGGCCATTCTCACCTCATTGGTCAGCTACATATCGTTTACCGCCAGTCGTGAAGATGTACAGGCTGCAATTGCCCGCTACATTGCGGCGACTATTTTAGGAGGATTTCTCGGTCGCTTCCTGTCCGGACTGTTCACTGATCTGTTTGGCTGGCGTTTTTTCTTTTTTTTGCTGGGCGTGCTCTTGCTGTGGAGTTTTTTTCTTCTTCGTACCCTGGAGAAAGACGCTAACTTAGAGTACAGCCGTCCTTCAGGGGCCGAGGTCATTGCGTTGGTCCGGCAGCCTCAATTTTTCTGGTTGTACTGCACAATTTTTTCAGTCTTTTTTGTCTTTGCCGGGTTACTCAACTTTTTGCCTTTTCAGTTAAAGGCGATCAATCCCTCCTTTCGTGAAACAGGTATCGGCTTCATGTACTTCGGTTATGTGATGGGTATACTGGTTTCGCTTAATGTCCGTTGGCTGATCAGACTGTTTGGTTCGGAAACCAAGGTGGCCATGAGCGGGCTTTTTTTGTATATCTTCGGCATACTCGGGTTTATGTTGCCGGATCACCGCACCATGTTTATTGCCATGTTTGTCTTTTGTACCGGCATGTTCATGGCCCATTCCCTGCTTTCAGGTTATATCAACACGTTGGCTAAAAGCAAAAAGGGGATAGCCAACGGTGTTTATATCTCCTTTTATTATCTTGGGGGGACCATAGGTTCATTTGCCCCGGGGGTATTCTACGAGCATTTCGGCTGGAGGGTTTTTCTGGGCAGCCTGATTGTCATGGTATTCGGTGCTATATTTTGTCTGCAACGATTGCGATGGACTGTTGCTCAAATCGGTTCTCAACCGACAGGAGAGCCCTCTGAACAGCCGGACACTATCCATGATTAA